The following are encoded in a window of Terriglobales bacterium genomic DNA:
- a CDS encoding DUF4126 domain-containing protein, whose translation MPISYDQLAALIAATSFAAGLNVYATIATLGLLARAQVLALPPSLHLVESWPVIVICGVMFVIEFFADKIPAFDLIWNALHTFVRVPVAALLAYGAAANLPPVAQALSAAAGGAIALAAHGGKTAARAAVTPSPEPFSNMALSVSEDVVAIGLTWFATRHPMLAGAIVVVFLLGIAFMIRLVIRAMRRLFRGAERAVAG comes from the coding sequence ATGCCTATTTCTTATGACCAACTCGCCGCGCTGATCGCGGCCACCAGCTTTGCCGCCGGCCTGAACGTGTATGCCACGATCGCGACGCTGGGCCTGCTCGCCCGTGCCCAGGTCCTGGCTCTGCCGCCGTCGCTGCATCTGGTCGAAAGCTGGCCCGTCATTGTGATTTGCGGCGTGATGTTCGTGATTGAGTTCTTCGCCGACAAAATTCCCGCCTTCGATTTGATCTGGAACGCCCTGCACACATTTGTTCGTGTTCCCGTCGCCGCCTTGCTCGCATACGGCGCCGCCGCCAATCTTCCGCCGGTGGCGCAGGCCCTCAGCGCTGCCGCCGGAGGCGCCATTGCCCTGGCCGCTCATGGCGGAAAAACCGCTGCCCGTGCTGCTGTAACACCCTCGCCGGAGCCCTTCTCCAACATGGCGCTCAGCGTCAGTGAAGACGTCGTTGCCATCGGTCTCACTTGGTTCGCGACCCGGCATCCGATGCTTGCCGGGGCAATCGTAGTAGTCTTTCTCCTCGGCATCGCATTCATGATTCGCCTGGTCATCCGCGCCATGCGCCGCCTCTTCCGTGGCGCCGAACGTGCCGTGGCCGGATGA